From one Desulfonatronovibrio magnus genomic stretch:
- a CDS encoding sigma-54-dependent transcriptional regulator, producing MLDLKGFIGTQTGLQVNVMAYILVIDDDLIFNELMQEQLNSLGHDCETVDRLQKGINQARTNLYDVIFLDVTLPDGNGLREIQTLKNSPSAPEIIIITSFGDPEGAEVALKNGAWDYIEKPASVNTIKLTISRVLRYRLSKHHSENTRKLNRDSIVGKSPKILDCLALVAQAAAGNINVLITGETGTGKEVFAKTIHNNSKRSGKPFIVADCTSIPETLAESLLFGHQKGSFTGATTTNSGLFLQADEGTLFLDEIGDLSLPVQKSFLRVLQEKKFRPLGSKDEKESKFRLISATNRNLEKMITDGVFRKDLYYRLRTMNIHLPPLRERKEDIPLLLEHYIPKICEEMDIAPKKISDEFLEACYRYDWPGNVREFVNTINIVCSTALDDDTIFQYHLPLEIRVYLAKTKMHTRHDCKHAPEPEAVKPYQEAVTSGSERTKPIDKYPTYKQSRKNVVDRMEPRYLKDLLLLTSKDFNTACKVSGLSRARLYELLKKHSISIKHL from the coding sequence TTGCTTGACTTAAAGGGCTTCATTGGTACCCAGACAGGTCTGCAGGTAAATGTCATGGCGTATATTCTTGTTATTGATGATGATCTTATTTTCAATGAATTGATGCAGGAACAGCTGAACTCCCTCGGGCATGACTGTGAAACCGTTGACAGGCTGCAAAAGGGCATAAATCAGGCACGGACCAATCTTTATGATGTAATTTTTCTTGATGTGACCTTGCCGGATGGTAATGGACTCAGGGAAATACAGACCTTGAAAAACTCTCCCTCAGCTCCAGAAATTATCATTATAACCAGTTTTGGGGATCCCGAAGGCGCTGAAGTAGCACTCAAAAACGGTGCATGGGACTATATCGAGAAACCAGCTTCAGTAAACACAATCAAACTGACTATCTCCAGAGTACTTCGCTACAGACTCAGCAAACACCATTCAGAAAATACCAGAAAGCTTAATAGAGATTCCATAGTCGGCAAAAGTCCGAAAATTCTGGACTGCCTTGCACTGGTTGCCCAGGCTGCTGCAGGAAATATTAACGTTCTTATAACTGGAGAAACTGGAACCGGTAAAGAAGTTTTTGCCAAGACCATCCACAACAACAGCAAAAGATCAGGCAAGCCATTTATTGTAGCTGACTGCACAAGCATCCCCGAGACTCTGGCAGAAAGCTTGTTGTTCGGGCATCAGAAAGGTTCCTTCACTGGAGCTACAACTACAAATAGCGGACTTTTTCTGCAGGCAGATGAGGGTACGCTTTTTCTTGATGAAATCGGTGATTTGTCGCTGCCGGTTCAGAAATCTTTTTTAAGAGTATTGCAGGAAAAGAAGTTTCGCCCTCTGGGATCAAAAGATGAAAAGGAAAGTAAATTTCGACTCATATCAGCTACAAACCGAAATCTGGAAAAAATGATCACTGATGGAGTATTCCGCAAGGACCTGTATTACAGGCTGCGAACCATGAACATACATCTTCCACCTTTGCGGGAACGTAAAGAAGACATTCCTCTGCTCCTGGAGCACTACATCCCGAAAATATGTGAGGAAATGGACATTGCTCCCAAAAAAATATCCGACGAATTTCTTGAGGCATGTTACAGGTATGACTGGCCCGGTAATGTCAGAGAATTTGTCAATACCATAAATATTGTCTGCTCCACTGCTCTGGACGACGATACCATTTTTCAATACCACTTACCTTTGGAAATAAGAGTGTATCTGGCAAAAACCAAGATGCACACCAGGCATGATTGTAAACATGCCCCTGAGCCAGAAGCAGTCAAACCCTATCAGGAAGCAGTCACATCAGGCTCGGAAAGGACAAAACCTATTGATAAATATCCTACTTACAAGCAGTCCAGAAAGAATGTTGTGGACAGAATGGAACCCAGATATTTGAAAGACTTGCTGCTCCTGACTTCCAAGGATTTTAATACGGCCTGCAAAGTGTCCGGACTTTCCAGGGCCAGACTATATGAGCTCTTGAAAAAACACTCCATATCAATCAAACATCTGTAA
- a CDS encoding polysaccharide biosynthesis/export family protein, whose amino-acid sequence MPKIEHLRIREERRMKRILFVMYLFGMLFCSLAWADNENQQYLLSPGDMLEISVWNDESLYREVMIRPDGRISFPLIGDMVAAGKTVENVRIEMEESIDKYVPGTPVTVILNYISYPVVYIVGKVVNPGLYLMEKDTTVIQALAMAGGLNPFASRNNILIIRQNSKEQQMFNFRYTDVENGRSLERNIALKDGDTIVVP is encoded by the coding sequence ATGCCAAAGATTGAACATTTACGAATCAGGGAGGAACGAAGGATGAAAAGGATACTATTTGTTATGTATTTATTTGGAATGTTATTTTGCTCACTTGCCTGGGCCGATAATGAAAACCAGCAATACTTGTTGTCTCCAGGAGATATGCTTGAAATATCAGTCTGGAATGATGAATCTTTGTACCGTGAAGTAATGATCCGTCCCGACGGCAGGATTTCCTTTCCATTAATCGGAGACATGGTGGCAGCAGGAAAAACCGTAGAAAATGTTCGTATAGAAATGGAGGAAAGTATTGACAAATATGTACCAGGCACACCGGTGACAGTGATCTTGAACTATATCAGTTATCCTGTAGTGTATATTGTGGGCAAGGTGGTAAATCCCGGTCTCTATCTCATGGAGAAGGATACTACTGTGATTCAGGCGCTGGCCATGGCTGGAGGTTTGAATCCATTTGCTTCCAGAAACAATATTCTGATCATAAGACAAAACAGTAAAGAACAGCAGATGTTTAACTTTAGATATACGGATGTGGAAAATGGCAGATCTCTGGAACGTAATATCGCACTAAAAGATGGTGATACTATTGTAGTTCCATGA
- a CDS encoding PAS domain-containing hybrid sensor histidine kinase/response regulator — protein sequence MSRLDVDYVLLFAEAIAGRQDTVTVLHNALPLLRDIADCQVISVFEKKNGSFIRVMTFPEIAGRCSLTQKSCDASFDEDLKEGKDCGYYYSSSCGELERYGFRLGSYGQMVMCLQHRLDVNFLENFIPLIEILGICCSRLGHIRKNNNQYSPGRMSEAQKTKALININHLMEQEVLERRKLEIQLSQSRQTLRSVLDATAHLVFLIDCDGDILAVNKSGAASYHEVPEKLVGKNVKCLLPWRRFEFFINKVWEVICSQKAISFEKKIGRALYSIQISPVPASTGKAHHVVVVLNNISEIIKAQKAIQKSEQRLRLLVDNLPVIIHGHDEQGNYTFWNKESERILGYTSREVQKNSDIFLRLYPDRVNRQRASMCNDTKVQGVNACEVEAVTKSGKKKLIRWIKLSDKYPIAGWTSWEAGIDITESRANEKKLESALDEVRQASEAKSRFLANMSHEIRTPLSGIIGLARQASANDNPVYEKQQQTLKKILNLSEHLLRIINEILDLASIEAGRYKLRIRDFNLDEVLHKLHDALLHKAEEKNLHFSWCRERDVPVLLRGDDYSLTRILFNLAGNAVKFTSKGRVNVAVNIEQYEQNKVFLRFTVADTGIGISEDMKEIVFEQFTRADEGYAGIFPGTGLGLAICKELVSIMDGRIWVESVPGQGSRFIFAVPFERGSFKEIEDDISGDIQKPLNLKVLLVDDFEINQEIMHEILIQKGCTVDIAENGKIALDMITRGYDLIFMDLHMPVLNGFEAARKIRQHSDPAISQVPIIALTAYTDEVHEQKAIKAGMNGYLIKPVGPQVLMRTITDIFTDV from the coding sequence ATGTCAAGACTGGATGTGGATTATGTTTTATTATTTGCCGAGGCTATTGCGGGTAGACAGGACACTGTAACAGTTTTGCATAATGCTTTGCCTCTGTTGAGAGATATTGCAGACTGTCAAGTCATAAGTGTATTTGAGAAAAAAAATGGCAGCTTCATCAGGGTAATGACTTTTCCCGAGATAGCAGGAAGGTGTAGCCTGACGCAAAAATCATGCGACGCTTCTTTTGATGAAGATCTAAAGGAAGGTAAAGATTGCGGTTATTATTACTCATCATCCTGTGGTGAATTGGAACGATATGGGTTCAGACTTGGCAGTTATGGGCAAATGGTAATGTGTCTGCAACACAGGCTCGATGTGAACTTTCTGGAAAATTTCATTCCTTTAATTGAAATTTTGGGGATCTGTTGCTCAAGGCTTGGTCATATCCGCAAAAATAATAATCAATACAGTCCGGGAAGGATGTCTGAAGCGCAAAAGACCAAAGCTCTGATCAATATAAATCATTTGATGGAACAGGAAGTATTAGAACGTAGAAAGCTGGAAATACAGCTTTCTCAGAGCAGACAAACGCTTCGTTCTGTTCTGGATGCTACAGCCCATCTTGTGTTTTTAATTGATTGTGATGGTGATATTTTGGCTGTGAATAAAAGTGGTGCTGCATCGTACCATGAAGTACCAGAAAAACTTGTTGGAAAAAATGTCAAATGCTTATTGCCCTGGAGGCGATTTGAATTTTTTATAAATAAGGTATGGGAGGTCATATGCTCACAAAAAGCAATTAGTTTTGAAAAAAAGATTGGAAGGGCATTATACAGCATTCAGATATCCCCTGTTCCTGCCTCAACTGGGAAAGCACATCATGTAGTTGTTGTCTTAAATAATATTTCTGAAATCATAAAGGCCCAAAAAGCTATTCAAAAGAGCGAACAGCGTCTCAGACTTCTGGTGGATAACCTTCCTGTTATAATTCACGGCCACGATGAACAAGGTAATTATACTTTCTGGAACAAAGAAAGTGAAAGGATTCTGGGATATACCTCCCGTGAGGTGCAGAAAAATTCTGATATTTTTCTTCGTCTTTATCCAGATAGGGTAAACAGGCAAAGAGCCAGTATGTGCAATGACACGAAAGTTCAAGGGGTAAATGCCTGCGAGGTTGAGGCAGTGACCAAGTCTGGCAAGAAAAAGCTTATTAGGTGGATTAAGCTTTCTGACAAATACCCCATTGCCGGATGGACTTCCTGGGAGGCAGGGATCGATATTACAGAATCCAGAGCTAATGAGAAAAAGCTTGAATCAGCCCTGGATGAGGTCAGGCAGGCCAGTGAAGCCAAAAGTCGATTTCTGGCCAATATGAGTCATGAAATTCGTACTCCTTTGAGTGGAATAATCGGGCTTGCCAGACAGGCATCTGCAAATGACAATCCAGTATATGAGAAGCAGCAGCAGACTCTGAAGAAGATACTTAACCTCTCTGAACATCTGCTTCGAATTATCAATGAGATCCTTGATCTTGCCAGTATTGAAGCAGGACGTTACAAGCTGCGGATCAGAGATTTCAATCTTGATGAAGTTCTGCATAAACTCCATGACGCGCTTTTGCATAAGGCTGAGGAAAAGAACCTGCATTTTTCCTGGTGCAGGGAGCGTGATGTTCCTGTTTTGCTGCGGGGAGATGACTACTCCCTGACACGTATTCTTTTCAACCTGGCAGGCAATGCAGTAAAGTTTACTTCCAAAGGTCGCGTGAACGTGGCAGTCAATATTGAACAATATGAGCAAAACAAAGTATTCCTGCGCTTCACAGTTGCAGATACAGGTATTGGCATTTCCGAGGATATGAAAGAAATAGTTTTTGAACAATTTACTCGAGCTGATGAAGGTTATGCAGGAATTTTCCCGGGGACAGGACTTGGACTGGCCATCTGTAAAGAGCTTGTATCCATTATGGATGGGCGGATTTGGGTGGAAAGCGTCCCTGGGCAAGGCAGCAGATTTATCTTTGCTGTGCCTTTTGAAAGGGGCAGTTTTAAAGAGATTGAAGATGATATATCAGGTGATATTCAAAAGCCCTTGAATCTCAAAGTGCTTCTTGTAGATGACTTTGAAATTAATCAGGAAATTATGCATGAAATTCTAATCCAAAAAGGTTGCACTGTTGACATAGCGGAAAATGGAAAAATTGCCTTAGACATGATTACACGAGGATATGATCTGATTTTTATGGACTTGCACATGCCTGTCCTGAATGGCTTTGAAGCTGCCAGAAAAATCAGACAGCATTCTGACCCGGCCATTTCGCAAGTGCCAATTATTGCACTGACCGCTTACACTGATGAAGTCCATGAACAAAAGGCGATAAAAGCTGGTATGAACGGTTATCTTATCAAGCCTGTAGGTCCTCAGGTCTTGATGAGGACCATAACAGATATTTTTACAGATGTTTGA
- a CDS encoding Hpt domain-containing protein, giving the protein MNKKNDYFENLDKIFNGDPALIHKACQSFLKHSTAYMQALADACKIRNGSEFKRVAHSFKSSFNMFGDVEACKTAGLLEKIGENDTWEGSVELLNVFCTQIINARQISQDIINNGMVR; this is encoded by the coding sequence ATGAACAAAAAAAATGACTATTTTGAAAATTTGGACAAAATTTTTAATGGAGATCCAGCCTTGATTCACAAGGCGTGTCAAAGTTTTCTCAAGCACAGCACTGCCTATATGCAAGCTTTGGCTGATGCTTGTAAAATTAGAAACGGATCTGAATTTAAAAGAGTGGCGCACTCTTTCAAATCCTCATTTAACATGTTTGGAGATGTTGAGGCATGCAAAACAGCAGGCTTGCTGGAAAAAATTGGAGAAAATGATACCTGGGAAGGGTCTGTTGAACTTCTGAACGTATTTTGCACTCAAATCATAAATGCGAGACAAATCTCTCAGGATATTATCAATAATGGTATGGTTAGATAG
- a CDS encoding outer membrane beta-barrel protein codes for MSSKIIMTARALVTATFITLAMPSFSLAGDWTITPEISLTETYDDNLMFKDISDFEHRITPALRAQMKSERSRLDIGARADVIRLYEYDEFNRDNQNYFIGGEYDLTERLTLKMGGRFRVDYAFDTELEESGIVADKSRRTQFHVLPGVTCLIDEKNRINMDLWYTQRDNKAEDKADFWTTGGNVFWSRMLRDERTSILAGIGVEHVDFDYKASQGQHTVYSLSTGFNWDLNQRISMSIKAGPSWTVSRFERQGERKSKDEPGFMLDSGLNWKIMEKTALVVGYNHGQYQSIYAENNIRDRFHAGLSHRLTERLSMSLDGTYIHTRTQGLVRREKVHSWQAGLSASYNIRENVLFTMGYRYRENRDRILKTREDGNRVYVQLTFRFPKTI; via the coding sequence ATGAGCAGCAAGATCATCATGACAGCCCGGGCCCTGGTTACGGCAACGTTTATTACTCTGGCCATGCCCAGTTTTTCTCTGGCTGGGGACTGGACCATAACTCCTGAGATTTCCCTGACTGAAACTTATGATGACAATCTCATGTTCAAAGATATTTCAGACTTTGAGCATCGCATAACCCCTGCGCTTAGAGCTCAAATGAAGTCAGAGCGTTCAAGGCTGGACATTGGGGCCAGGGCTGATGTGATCAGGCTTTATGAATATGATGAGTTTAACAGGGATAATCAGAATTATTTCATAGGCGGTGAATACGATCTGACTGAAAGGCTTACCCTGAAAATGGGTGGCAGGTTCAGGGTGGATTATGCTTTTGATACCGAACTTGAAGAGTCAGGCATTGTGGCTGACAAAAGCAGAAGGACCCAGTTTCATGTTCTGCCGGGCGTAACCTGTCTGATTGATGAAAAAAACCGGATCAATATGGATTTGTGGTATACCCAACGGGATAACAAAGCCGAGGATAAGGCCGATTTCTGGACAACCGGAGGTAATGTTTTCTGGTCCAGAATGCTCAGGGATGAAAGGACCAGTATTTTGGCGGGAATAGGGGTTGAGCACGTGGACTTTGATTATAAAGCTAGCCAGGGTCAGCATACTGTGTACAGCTTGAGTACGGGATTTAACTGGGATTTGAACCAGAGGATAAGCATGAGTATTAAGGCTGGGCCATCCTGGACTGTATCCAGATTTGAGAGACAAGGTGAGAGAAAAAGTAAGGATGAGCCAGGTTTTATGCTGGATTCCGGGCTTAACTGGAAAATTATGGAAAAGACTGCTTTGGTTGTGGGTTACAATCATGGACAGTACCAGAGTATTTATGCTGAAAATAATATACGTGATCGTTTTCATGCCGGGTTGTCTCACCGCCTGACCGAGAGATTGAGCATGAGCCTGGATGGTACGTATATCCATACCAGAACTCAGGGCCTGGTGCGCAGAGAAAAGGTGCATAGCTGGCAGGCAGGTTTGTCGGCAAGTTACAATATCAGAGAAAATGTACTGTTTACAATGGGGTACAGATACCGGGAAAACCGAGACAGAATTCTTAAAACCAGAGAAGACGGAAACAGAGTTTATGTGCAACTGACTTTCCGATTTCCAAAAACTATATAA